In a single window of the Gossypium hirsutum isolate 1008001.06 chromosome D02, Gossypium_hirsutum_v2.1, whole genome shotgun sequence genome:
- the LOC107903661 gene encoding serine/threonine-protein kinase STY13 isoform X1 → MSCSEAETRSVAVSNGLITSADELTIDQNLLIDPKSLFIGSKIGEGAHGKVYEGRYGDRIVAIKVLHRGSTVEERAALESRFAREVNMMSRVKHENLVKFFGACKDPLMAIVTELLPGMSLRKYLISIRPKVLDPHVALNFALDIARAMDCLHANGIIHRDLKPDNLLLTANQRSVKLADFGLAREESVTEMMTAETGTYRWMAPELYSTVTLRRGEKKHYNNKVDVYSFGIVLWELLTNRMPFEGMSNLQAAYAAAFKQERPSLPKDISPDLAFIIQSCWVEDPNMRPSFSQIVRMLNAFLFTLTPPPSSIPESDASEKAGTSNGTITELSVRAKGKFAFLRQLFAAKRTRN, encoded by the exons ATGAGTTGCAGCGAAGCAGAAACGAGAAGCGTCGCCGTTTCAAATGGGTTGATAACGAGTGCTGATGAGTTGACTATCGATCAAAATTTGCTTATTGACCCGAAATCGTTATTTATCGGCTCCAAAATCGGCGAAGGAGCTCATGGCAAAGTATACGAAGGAAG GTATGGCGATCGGATTGTTGCCATTAAAGTTCTTCACCGTGGGAGTACGGTCGAGGAAAGAGCTGCCCTCGAGAGTCGTTTTGCTCGTGAGGTTAACATGATGTCTCGAGTGAAACATGAGAATCTTGTCAAG TTCTTTGGAGCTTGTAAGGACCCGCTGATGGCGATAGTAACCGAGTTATTACCGGGAATGTCCCTCCGCAAGTACTTAATAAGCATTCGTCCGAAAGTTTTAGACCCTCATGTGGCTTTGAATTTTGCACTGGACATTGCGCGTGCCATGGATTGTCTGCATGCTAACGGGATTATACATAGAGATCTGAAGCCTG ATAACTTGTTGCTTACAGCAAACCAGAGGTCTGTAAAACTTGCAGATTTTGGTCTTGCGAGGGAAGAATCCGTGACAGAGATGATGACTGCTGAGACCGGGACTTATCGTTGGATGGCCCCTGAG TTGTATAGCACAGTGACATTGCGTCGAGGGGAAAAAAAGCATTACAATAACAAGGTTGATGTTTACAGCTTTGGAATTGTCTTATGGGAATTATTGACCAATCGCATGCCATTTGAGGGCATGTCGAATTTGCAAGCAGCTTATGCTGCTGCTTTTAAG CAAGAACGACCGAGCCTTCCGAAGGATATATCCCCTGATCTAGCTTTCATCATACAATCGTGTTGGGTTGAGGACCCTAACATGAGGCCAAGCTTTAGTCAGATAGTACGTATGCTGAATGCTTTTCTCTTCACACTCACACCTCCTCCATCGTCAATACCTGAATCCGACGCTAGCGAGAAAGCAGGAACGAGTAATGGAACCATAACTGAGTTATCTGTTCGGGCAAAGGGGAAATTTGCTTTCCTACGCCAATTGTTCGCTGCAAAGAGGACAAGGAACTGA
- the LOC107903661 gene encoding serine/threonine-protein kinase STY13 isoform X2: MAKYTKEVLHRGSTVEERAALESRFAREVNMMSRVKHENLVKFFGACKDPLMAIVTELLPGMSLRKYLISIRPKVLDPHVALNFALDIARAMDCLHANGIIHRDLKPDNLLLTANQRSVKLADFGLAREESVTEMMTAETGTYRWMAPELYSTVTLRRGEKKHYNNKVDVYSFGIVLWELLTNRMPFEGMSNLQAAYAAAFKQERPSLPKDISPDLAFIIQSCWVEDPNMRPSFSQIVRMLNAFLFTLTPPPSSIPESDASEKAGTSNGTITELSVRAKGKFAFLRQLFAAKRTRN, translated from the exons ATGGCAAAGTATACGAAGGAAG TTCTTCACCGTGGGAGTACGGTCGAGGAAAGAGCTGCCCTCGAGAGTCGTTTTGCTCGTGAGGTTAACATGATGTCTCGAGTGAAACATGAGAATCTTGTCAAG TTCTTTGGAGCTTGTAAGGACCCGCTGATGGCGATAGTAACCGAGTTATTACCGGGAATGTCCCTCCGCAAGTACTTAATAAGCATTCGTCCGAAAGTTTTAGACCCTCATGTGGCTTTGAATTTTGCACTGGACATTGCGCGTGCCATGGATTGTCTGCATGCTAACGGGATTATACATAGAGATCTGAAGCCTG ATAACTTGTTGCTTACAGCAAACCAGAGGTCTGTAAAACTTGCAGATTTTGGTCTTGCGAGGGAAGAATCCGTGACAGAGATGATGACTGCTGAGACCGGGACTTATCGTTGGATGGCCCCTGAG TTGTATAGCACAGTGACATTGCGTCGAGGGGAAAAAAAGCATTACAATAACAAGGTTGATGTTTACAGCTTTGGAATTGTCTTATGGGAATTATTGACCAATCGCATGCCATTTGAGGGCATGTCGAATTTGCAAGCAGCTTATGCTGCTGCTTTTAAG CAAGAACGACCGAGCCTTCCGAAGGATATATCCCCTGATCTAGCTTTCATCATACAATCGTGTTGGGTTGAGGACCCTAACATGAGGCCAAGCTTTAGTCAGATAGTACGTATGCTGAATGCTTTTCTCTTCACACTCACACCTCCTCCATCGTCAATACCTGAATCCGACGCTAGCGAGAAAGCAGGAACGAGTAATGGAACCATAACTGAGTTATCTGTTCGGGCAAAGGGGAAATTTGCTTTCCTACGCCAATTGTTCGCTGCAAAGAGGACAAGGAACTGA
- the LOC107903624 gene encoding uncharacterized protein encodes MFLMGDLRDWSPEPNGVSSRDRYSSSSSSSSNQAGISAEYWRKAEEATQGIIARVQPTVVSEERRKAVIDYVQRLIRNYLGCEVFPFGSVPLKTYLPDGDIDLTAFGGLNFEEALANDACSVLEREDHNTAAEFVVKDVQLIRAEVKLVKCLVQNIVVDISFNQLGGLCTLCFLEQVDRLIGQDHLFKRSIILIKAWCYYESRILGAHHGLISTYGLETLVLYIFHLFHSSLDGPLAVLYKFLDYFSKFDWENYCISLNGPIPISSLPDIVVETPENGGGDLLLSNDFLRECVETFSVPSRGFDANPRIFPQKHLNIVDPLKENNNLGRSVSKGNFYRIRSAFTYGARKLGQILSQSEETLGDELHKFFSNTLDRHGNGQRPDVQDPAPLSRFRGLGATQSVSGTESCQEDQNFYESESSNSSTVTGNYRSSDNEGSLYKVYNGNMSERETDVGITFKEPQGSANASSISEIRLTGDAKDLATSRIQGLVISNNAHKSYPPNAADVFPSGTVRHAPHLYFCNSSLDNGEIRNGNVECKQSENSGLSEENATSGILGESSEKMGADVHGDHSENLSVSSRGVQSPVGPKNHPLSLKSAWSSEDPYPGYSSNPASYSAAPSRELLSSLSDLCGDYDANIRSLSYGQWWFDYAFSAAVPPMSSPLVSQFQSKNSWDVVRKSGQFRRNAISPMNTNGGVPRQAYYPINPPVLHGSGFGIEEMPKPRGTGTYFPNPNTNYYKDRSLTARGRNPASARSPRNNGRAITSPEPNSPERNNREVAQMHSVNQGVGKSGSSEPRHSGSEKALSPNSNGSMHQPDRLVEFGSMRALPLVPTFTETGKPHNPGSPNAQNSTGMERLKSAASMDQDRILVQSFHLKNEEDFPPLSI; translated from the exons ATGTTTTTGATGGGCGATCTCCGAGATTGGTCGCCTGAACCAAACGGCGTCTCGTCAAGAGACAGGTATTCAtcgtcatcatcttcatcatcgaaTCAAGCGGGGATTAGTGCGGAGTATTGGAGAAAAGCCGAGGAAGCAACGCAGGGGATCATAGCCCGTGTCCAGCCAACTGTTGTTTCCGAAGAGAGGAGAAAAGCGGTTATCGATTACGTTCAGAGATTAATTAGAAATTATCTTGGTTGTGAG GTATTTCCATTTGGGTCAGTGCCCTTGAAGACCTATCTTCCTGATGGAGATATTGACTTGACAGCCTTCGGTGGCTTAAACTTTGAGGAGGCTCTGGCAAATGATGCTTGTTCTGTCCTTGAAAGAGAAGATCATAACACTGCTGCTGAGTTTGTGGTGAAGGATGTTCAATTAATTCGGGCAGAG GTTAAGCTTGTAAAGTGTTTAGTGCAGAATATTGTGGTGGATATCTCATTCAATCAATTAGGAGGGCTATGCACCTTGTGCTTTCTTGAGCAG GTTGATCGTCTTATCGGACAAGATCATCTATTTAAACGTAGTATTATACTTATCAAGGCTTGGTGCTACTATGAGAGTCGTATTCTGGGGGCTCATCATGGCTTGATTTCTACCTATGGTTTGGAGACTTTGGTGCTGTACATTTTCCATCTATTCCATTCATCCCTAGATGGCCCTTTGGCG GTTCTGTATAAGTTTTTGGATTACTTTAGCAAATTTGATTGGGAAAATTACTGCATTAGTTTAAATGGTCCAATCCCTATATCCTCCCTACCAGATATTGTGG TAGAGACGCCTGAAAATGGTGGGGGAGATTTGCTGCTTAGCAATGATTTTCTCAGGGAATGTGTGGAAACATTTTCAGTTCCATCAAGGGGATTTGACGCTAATCCACGCATATTCCCTCAAAAGCATCTAAATATAGTAGATCCTCTAAAAGAAAACAATAATCTTGGTCGCAGTGTGAGCAAAG GGAACTTTTACCGAATAAGAAGCGCTTTCACTTATGGGGCTCGGAAGCTAGGGCAGATTCTTTCCCAGTCTGAAGAAACCCTAGGAGATGAACTTCATAAGTTTTTCTCGAACACTCTGGATAGGCATGGAAATGGACAGAGGCCTGATGTTCAAGATCCTGCTCCATTGTCTAGATTTAGAGGACTTGGTGCAACACAATCAGTGTCAGGTACAGAGTCATGTCAAGAAGATCAAAACTTTTATGAATCAGAATCTTCAAATTCAAGTACTGTGACTGGGAATTATAGATCTTCTGATAATGAGGGGTCATTGTACAAAGTCTATAATGGTAATATGTCTGAGAGGGAAACAGATGTTGGTATAACCTTTAAAGAGCCACAGGGTTCTGCAAATGCATCAAGTATTTCAGAAATCCGTCTCACAGGGGATGCTAAAGACCTGGCAACCTCCAGAATTCAAGGTCTTGTAATTTCAAATAATGCACATAAATCTTACCCTCCAAATGCAGCGGACGTTTTTCCCTCAGGTACTGTAAGGCATGCACCTCATCTCTATTTTTGTAACTCGTCTTTGGATAATGGAGAGATAAGAAATGGAAATGTGGAGTGCAAACAGTCTGAAAATTCTGGTTTGTCTGAAGAGAATGCGACTTCTGGTATTCTTGGTGAAAGCAGTGAGAAGATGGGTGCTGATGTACATGGTGATCACAGTGAGAATCTGTCGGTTTCTAGTAGAGGGGTTCAGTCCCCTGTTGGACCAAAGAATCATCCATTGAGTTTGAAATCTGCTTGGTCATCTGAGGATCCATATCCTGGGTATTCTAGTAATCCAGCTTCATATAGTGCTGCTCCAAGTCGGGAACTTTTGAGCTCATTGTCTGATCTCTGTGGGGATTACGATGCTAACATACGCAGTTTGAGTTATGGCCAGTGGTGGTTTGACTATGCCTTTAGTGCAGCTGTTCCTCCAATGTCTTCACCTTTGGTTTCTCAGTTCCAGAGCAAGAACTCATGGGATGTAGTACGCAAGTCAGGGCAGTTCAGGCGAAATGCAATTTCCCCAATGAATACCAACGGTGGTGTCCCTCGACAAGCCTACTATCCTATTAACCCTCCAGTTCTACATGGTTCTGGCTTCGGAATAGAAGAAATGCCAAAGCCTCGAGGAACAGGGACATACTTCCCCAATCCCAATACG AACTATTACAAGGATAGGTCCTTGACAGCAAGGGGAAGGAACCCAGCATCTGCAAGATCTCCTCGCAACAATGGCCGTGCCATTACATCCCCAGAGCCAAATTCACCAGAGAGAAACAACCGTGAGGTGGCTCAAATGCATTCCGTAAATCAGGGTGTTGGAAAATCAGGGTCATCGGAACCCCGCCACTCTGGTTCTGAAAAAGCATTATCCCCTAATTCCAATGGCTCAATGCATCAACCAGACAGGCTTGTAGAATTCGGGTCAATGAGGGCCCTACCTTTGGTGCCAACCTTTACAGAAACTGGCAAGCCGCATAATCCAGGATCTCCTAACGCTCAAAACTCAACTGGAATGGAAAGGCTAAAATCAGCCGCGAGCATGGATCAAGACAG GATACTTGTACAATCATTCCATTTAAAAAACGAAGAAGATTTCCCTCCTTTATCCATCTGA